A stretch of Aureispira sp. CCB-E DNA encodes these proteins:
- a CDS encoding S9 family peptidase: protein MSKEKENTTITAQTDLMPPIADKKDSAIVTHGHTRIDPYFWMRLTDDQKNAKTPDAQTQKVLDYLNAENAYLKTKMKHTEPLQEKLYTEMVDRIKKDDASVPYFKNGYWYYTKFEEGKEYAIHCRKKGSLDAKEEIMLNVNELAEGHNYYAATSLNVSPDNKILAFCEDVVSRRIYTVRFKNLETGEFLPDRINGTDGSGAWANDNKTYFYTLKNEISLLSEKILRHKLGTDVADDFIVYFERDPSFYIGVGRSKSGKYIIIYNSSTISSDYHILNADTPEGVFEQFAKREPNHEYSIDHYNDKFYIVTNWNATNFRLMETPENATAKKNWKEIIPHRKDVLLEDIEVFKDYLVISERGNAATSIQIINQKTKKEHRIDFGEEAYVAYVGNNPEFDTDKLRFGYSSLTTPSSVYDYNMKEHTKELKKQTEVVGGHDPNQYVTKRLFATVRDGKKVPISIVYKKGFELNGKNPLLLYAYGSYGSSMDPWFSSTRLSLLDRGFAWAIAHIRGGEEMGREWYEDGKMFKKINTFNDYIDCAKFLIGEQYTSEEHLYAMGGSAGGLLMGAVVNMAPELFNGVIAAVPFVDVVSTMLDETIPLTTNEFDEWGNPKNKDSYDYMLSYSPYDQVKEQDYPNMLITTGLFDSQVQYWEPAKWIAKLRDKKTDNNLLMMHTNMEAGHGGASGRFKRYEEIALEYAFLLDLEGIKE, encoded by the coding sequence ATGTCAAAAGAAAAAGAAAATACTACTATCACAGCCCAAACAGACCTCATGCCTCCTATTGCAGACAAAAAAGACTCTGCTATTGTTACGCATGGTCATACTAGAATTGATCCTTATTTTTGGATGCGTTTGACAGATGATCAAAAAAATGCCAAGACTCCAGATGCTCAAACTCAAAAAGTTTTGGATTATTTGAATGCTGAGAATGCTTATTTAAAAACCAAGATGAAGCACACAGAGCCATTGCAAGAGAAGCTCTATACAGAAATGGTCGATCGCATCAAAAAAGACGATGCTTCTGTACCTTATTTTAAAAATGGCTATTGGTATTATACCAAGTTTGAAGAAGGCAAAGAATATGCAATTCACTGCCGTAAAAAAGGAAGTTTAGATGCCAAAGAAGAGATCATGTTAAATGTCAATGAATTGGCAGAAGGACACAATTATTATGCTGCAACGAGTCTAAATGTAAGTCCTGATAATAAAATTTTAGCATTCTGTGAAGATGTTGTTAGCAGACGAATTTATACCGTTCGTTTCAAAAACCTAGAAACAGGTGAGTTTTTGCCAGACCGCATCAATGGAACAGATGGCAGTGGTGCTTGGGCAAACGATAACAAAACCTACTTTTATACGCTCAAAAATGAAATATCGCTCTTATCTGAAAAAATTCTCAGGCACAAATTAGGAACAGATGTAGCCGATGACTTTATTGTGTATTTTGAACGAGACCCTTCTTTTTATATCGGTGTCGGTCGATCTAAATCTGGTAAATACATTATCATTTATAATAGTAGTACCATTTCTAGTGATTACCACATCTTAAATGCAGATACCCCTGAAGGTGTCTTTGAGCAATTTGCCAAAAGAGAACCCAATCACGAATATAGCATTGACCACTACAATGATAAATTCTATATTGTAACCAACTGGAATGCTACGAATTTCCGCTTGATGGAAACCCCTGAAAACGCAACTGCAAAAAAGAATTGGAAAGAAATCATCCCACATCGCAAAGATGTTTTGTTAGAAGACATCGAAGTTTTTAAAGACTATTTGGTCATTAGTGAGCGAGGCAATGCGGCTACTTCTATTCAAATTATTAATCAAAAAACTAAAAAAGAGCATCGTATTGATTTTGGTGAAGAGGCTTATGTAGCGTATGTTGGTAATAATCCAGAATTTGATACCGACAAACTTCGCTTTGGCTATTCGTCTTTAACGACGCCTAGTTCTGTTTATGATTACAATATGAAAGAACACACTAAAGAACTGAAAAAACAAACGGAAGTAGTCGGAGGACATGACCCTAATCAATATGTCACCAAGCGATTGTTTGCAACGGTTAGAGATGGAAAAAAAGTCCCAATTTCTATCGTTTATAAAAAAGGCTTTGAACTAAACGGAAAAAATCCGCTGTTGCTCTATGCTTACGGCTCTTATGGTTCTTCGATGGATCCTTGGTTTAGCTCGACTCGATTAAGTTTATTAGACAGAGGCTTTGCTTGGGCTATTGCTCACATCCGTGGTGGTGAAGAAATGGGGCGTGAATGGTATGAAGACGGTAAAATGTTTAAGAAAATTAATACATTTAACGATTATATTGACTGTGCAAAATTCTTAATTGGAGAACAGTATACTTCTGAAGAACACTTATATGCAATGGGCGGAAGTGCTGGTGGTTTATTGATGGGAGCAGTGGTTAATATGGCGCCAGAGTTATTTAATGGTGTTATTGCTGCCGTGCCATTTGTTGATGTTGTTTCGACCATGCTAGATGAGACGATTCCATTGACGACTAATGAGTTTGATGAATGGGGAAATCCTAAGAACAAAGATTCTTATGATTATATGTTGTCCTATTCTCCTTATGATCAAGTAAAAGAGCAAGATTATCCCAATATGCTTATTACAACAGGTTTGTTTGACTCTCAAGTCCAATATTGGGAACCTGCCAAATGGATTGCTAAGCTTAGAGATAAAAAGACTGATAACAATTTGCTTATGATGCATACAAATATGGAAGCGGGGCACGGTGGTGCTTCTGGACGTTTTAAACGTTATGAAGAAATTGCCTTAGAATATGCCTTTTTGTTAGATTTGGAAGGCATTAAAGAATAA
- a CDS encoding right-handed parallel beta-helix repeat-containing protein: protein MTYIIDKIRSIQLSVLVVCFLSSQHATGQLSLPWTEDFEGATAGSYTTNQNPVPGLSGPGYSWEVQLGANGRARTNAGAGFYNGGNRALTLDAAVSGTVAINYLIANLDLSNYGGSNDLELTFNYANHGEESSPNDRVWMRGSSSNAWVQVYDLYANRPSVGQYAQVVLDIDDLMQTAGQTITSTFQIRFGQEDNFEATSPTASDGFTFDDVSITGSLPLPNNAGITAMLSPVLGAVAGSYPVDVTLNNFGNNALNNVTIEWTLNGTAQTPVNFTGPALAQSTSTTVNLSASTAFASGLTNLKFWTSNPNGMPDPDNNNDTLETFFCTGLAGTYTVGTATSDFPTFQDALTALYGCGVGGPVTMQVQAGAYTTALTIDRPIPGISATNRVTWDGSGQAASITVNSGAAVALDGADYITIQNFLLANTSTTQGWGVLLTNTANHNEILNNRIQMAVTNAFNTSGIVATASSTSVTSSGNNANYTLIEGNVITGADRGISLYGSSTTSLYNSGNIIRNNDISDADNYGIYTYYQDSLLIANNNIHDFPSTFHYGIYTYYLMNFDVVGNNVHLEDYGIYFNRSNSQITPTRQALIANNMVKSANDRGIYLFFTRETDFYHNTIVSGASACVWSNFDNTVDVKNNIFVSTSTTNYAFETFSSNTFSDMDYNVFYTNPANPNLIDFGSTYADLTDWQTNGANGYDQNSLEGLPTFYSATDLHVDGAFLNDRGIATTAVTVDIDGDVRPATGAASVDIGADEFTPPTNDAGVAELASPTLPITGGFASVEVVVRNYGIVPLTSFMVGWTIDGNTQTNVPYTGTPIPVGGSANMTLANLNFPANTTNLSFWTSMPNGVVDERFSNDTLHVNVCPGLSGTYSVGHASADYPTVGEALDALMSCGISGPVTMEFVAGTYVGPWVINEIPGASLTNTVTFDGLNAADATITHDASGPNTAATVTLDGVDYFTIKNFRIENTGTTTPAYGVLLTNQANHNIIDNNQIVVPIGTPSNVVGVLASNSYAASVGTASEGNNTNHTTIINNDISGGVANIILEGGVSNSENMGNKIMNNNMHDADDYGIYVDEQDSIVISGNTVYDLGASGADALQLYDIQNFSITGNDITSRDYGIAIFGGFSDKVRNGLVANNMVLCGAGGEAFYMREASLIYVYHNTFSATRACWLDNHLNIDLRNNILNATTGECFYTLDPVSMSGMDHNLFFISGTGGRAVRFGTNTYATLADWQASGIGYDLNSVSGNPNFVNGLYLGGPLAVDTGDVNLTLPITTDINGDMRPLGSKPDIGADEHIIIANDAMAVGLKSPNGCGSPVDDVIIQIANVGSTLILSAPITVNVTGDATATFNTTHPILVSGITIDKTVGTINTEAGGQYNFEIIISAGTDLNPSNDTFRTTVNIPPSNQMALSMTGDTSVCANNTAMVSAVASYVPSTIMWYDAPTGGNLVHIGDAFTTPNLSANTMYYAEIQGCTSPRAVATVNVDNNGINIDLGADQTICGGSAATLTPTVTISPATSLLWSDGSQSAFIEATATGIYTATVTNASGCTDTDTVEVTVSAAPAIADVTTNVSCGGAADGAIDLTVSGGTGPYAYEWSNAATTEDLSGISGGFYNVTVTDNGTASNCTYVTSFQITEPAALSVNVNTTGVACNGNDGTVDITVQGGTPNYSYNWSTSATTEDLSNAPAGTHTVSITDANGCQITETATIAATTPINVTIDTIYAEIMAIAGGVDITATGGSGTFQYVWNTGATTEDISGLVAGTYDVTITDASTGCQQVVTGIVVPYQLPDFVNTIPALDLFKLYPNPTEGRVFVNLVLAETTDVQLSIMSITGQVLQSFEPQESLEQNYEIDMTDYPSGVYLARFVIDNKVITEKIIVE, encoded by the coding sequence ATGACTTATATTATTGACAAAATAAGGAGCATACAATTATCCGTTTTGGTCGTATGTTTCTTATCATCTCAGCATGCTACAGGGCAATTATCCCTACCTTGGACAGAGGATTTTGAAGGAGCAACAGCTGGTAGTTATACCACCAATCAAAATCCCGTACCTGGTTTGTCGGGACCTGGATATAGCTGGGAAGTACAGTTGGGAGCCAATGGTCGAGCTCGCACAAATGCAGGCGCAGGGTTTTATAATGGTGGAAATCGAGCATTGACCCTTGATGCTGCCGTGAGTGGAACCGTAGCGATTAATTATTTGATTGCTAATTTAGATTTATCTAATTATGGAGGCTCCAATGATTTGGAATTGACCTTTAATTATGCCAACCATGGCGAGGAAAGCAGTCCTAACGATCGTGTTTGGATGAGAGGTAGTTCTTCTAATGCATGGGTACAAGTTTATGATCTTTATGCCAATCGTCCTTCAGTAGGACAGTATGCACAAGTTGTGTTGGATATTGATGACTTGATGCAAACAGCAGGACAAACAATTACTTCTACTTTCCAAATTCGTTTTGGTCAAGAAGATAATTTTGAAGCAACAAGCCCAACTGCTTCAGATGGATTTACATTTGATGACGTTAGTATAACTGGTTCTTTGCCATTGCCTAATAATGCTGGTATTACAGCAATGTTGTCACCTGTTTTGGGGGCTGTAGCGGGATCTTACCCTGTTGATGTTACATTAAATAACTTTGGTAACAATGCTTTAAACAATGTAACAATTGAATGGACTTTGAATGGAACCGCACAAACTCCTGTGAACTTTACAGGACCTGCATTAGCACAGTCTACTAGTACCACTGTTAATTTATCAGCAAGCACCGCTTTTGCTTCAGGTTTAACAAATCTGAAGTTTTGGACTAGCAATCCTAATGGAATGCCTGATCCAGATAATAATAACGATACTCTAGAGACCTTTTTCTGTACAGGTTTGGCAGGTACTTATACTGTTGGTACGGCTACTTCTGATTTCCCAACTTTTCAAGATGCATTAACAGCATTGTATGGTTGTGGTGTTGGTGGTCCTGTCACCATGCAAGTACAAGCAGGAGCGTATACAACAGCTTTGACAATAGATCGTCCTATTCCTGGAATTAGTGCAACGAACCGAGTGACTTGGGATGGTTCTGGGCAAGCGGCTAGTATCACTGTTAATAGCGGAGCAGCAGTAGCTTTAGATGGTGCCGATTACATCACCATTCAAAACTTTCTATTGGCCAATACATCTACGACACAAGGGTGGGGGGTATTGTTGACCAATACTGCCAACCACAATGAAATCTTGAACAATCGTATTCAAATGGCAGTTACCAATGCCTTTAATACATCAGGAATTGTTGCAACAGCTTCTTCTACATCAGTAACTTCTAGTGGGAACAATGCTAATTACACACTGATTGAAGGAAATGTTATTACAGGAGCAGATAGAGGGATTTCTCTTTATGGGTCGTCTACAACTTCTCTATATAATAGTGGAAATATTATTAGAAACAATGATATTTCAGATGCAGACAACTATGGAATTTATACTTATTACCAAGACTCTCTATTGATTGCCAATAATAATATTCATGATTTTCCAAGTACATTCCATTATGGAATTTATACATACTATTTGATGAATTTTGATGTGGTCGGTAATAATGTTCATTTAGAAGATTATGGGATTTACTTCAATCGTTCTAATTCTCAAATCACTCCAACACGTCAAGCATTGATTGCCAATAATATGGTTAAGTCAGCTAATGACAGAGGGATTTACTTGTTTTTTACAAGGGAAACAGATTTCTATCATAATACAATAGTTTCAGGAGCTTCTGCCTGTGTATGGTCTAACTTTGATAATACAGTAGATGTTAAAAACAATATTTTTGTAAGTACTAGTACGACGAATTACGCTTTTGAAACGTTCTCATCGAATACCTTTTCAGATATGGATTACAATGTGTTCTATACGAACCCTGCGAATCCAAACTTGATAGATTTTGGTTCTACCTATGCTGACTTGACTGATTGGCAAACAAATGGCGCCAATGGTTATGACCAAAACTCTCTAGAAGGCTTACCAACATTTTACAGTGCAACAGATTTGCATGTGGATGGCGCATTTTTGAACGACAGAGGAATTGCAACAACTGCTGTTACAGTAGATATTGATGGTGATGTTCGTCCAGCTACAGGAGCTGCTTCTGTTGATATTGGAGCTGATGAGTTTACGCCGCCAACGAATGACGCTGGAGTAGCAGAATTGGCTAGTCCTACGTTGCCAATTACAGGAGGTTTTGCTTCGGTAGAGGTTGTTGTTAGAAATTATGGAATTGTACCTCTAACTTCGTTTATGGTAGGTTGGACAATTGATGGTAATACGCAGACCAATGTACCTTATACTGGGACACCAATCCCAGTTGGTGGAAGTGCTAACATGACGTTAGCTAACTTAAACTTCCCTGCTAATACAACTAATTTGAGCTTCTGGACATCTATGCCTAACGGTGTAGTTGATGAACGTTTTAGCAATGATACATTACATGTAAATGTATGCCCTGGTTTATCAGGAACCTATTCTGTTGGACATGCTTCGGCAGACTATCCAACAGTAGGTGAAGCCTTAGATGCATTGATGAGTTGTGGTATAAGTGGTCCTGTTACAATGGAATTTGTGGCAGGAACGTATGTTGGTCCTTGGGTAATCAATGAAATCCCAGGTGCAAGTCTTACAAACACGGTGACATTTGATGGATTAAATGCAGCAGACGCTACGATAACACATGATGCTTCTGGTCCTAATACAGCTGCAACTGTGACGTTGGATGGAGTAGACTATTTCACTATTAAGAATTTTAGAATAGAAAATACAGGAACAACAACGCCTGCTTATGGTGTCTTGTTGACAAACCAAGCTAATCATAATATTATTGATAATAACCAAATTGTCGTGCCTATTGGGACTCCTTCAAATGTAGTTGGTGTTTTGGCATCTAATAGTTATGCAGCTAGTGTTGGTACAGCTTCGGAAGGAAACAATACAAACCATACAACTATCATCAACAATGATATTAGTGGAGGTGTTGCCAATATTATTTTAGAGGGAGGTGTTTCCAACTCTGAAAATATGGGGAACAAGATTATGAATAATAATATGCATGATGCTGATGATTATGGAATCTATGTCGATGAGCAAGACAGCATCGTAATCAGTGGTAATACAGTGTATGATTTGGGAGCTAGCGGTGCTGATGCTTTGCAATTGTACGATATTCAAAATTTCTCTATCACAGGAAACGATATTACTTCAAGAGATTATGGTATTGCTATTTTTGGAGGCTTTTCGGATAAAGTAAGAAATGGTTTAGTTGCCAATAACATGGTGCTTTGTGGTGCTGGTGGTGAAGCATTTTATATGCGTGAAGCTAGTTTGATCTATGTTTATCACAATACATTTAGCGCAACACGTGCTTGTTGGTTGGACAATCATCTAAACATTGATTTGCGTAACAATATCTTAAATGCTACAACAGGAGAATGTTTCTATACATTAGACCCTGTTAGTATGAGTGGAATGGATCATAACTTGTTCTTTATTAGTGGTACAGGAGGTAGAGCCGTTCGTTTTGGTACTAATACCTATGCTACATTGGCTGACTGGCAAGCAAGTGGAATTGGATACGACTTAAACTCTGTATCTGGAAACCCTAACTTTGTCAATGGTTTATACTTGGGAGGTCCTCTGGCTGTAGATACAGGAGATGTTAACCTAACCTTACCTATTACAACGGATATTAATGGAGATATGCGTCCATTGGGTTCTAAGCCAGATATTGGTGCAGACGAACATATTATTATTGCTAATGATGCAATGGCAGTAGGCTTAAAATCGCCCAATGGTTGTGGCTCACCAGTAGATGATGTTATTATTCAAATTGCCAACGTAGGATCAACTTTGATTTTGAGTGCTCCAATTACAGTGAATGTTACAGGAGATGCTACCGCAACATTTAATACAACTCATCCTATTTTAGTATCAGGAATAACGATTGATAAAACAGTTGGTACGATTAATACAGAAGCAGGAGGACAGTATAACTTTGAGATTATTATTAGCGCAGGAACAGATTTGAATCCTAGCAATGATACTTTCAGAACAACTGTTAATATACCACCTAGTAACCAAATGGCTTTGTCTATGACAGGCGATACTTCGGTTTGTGCCAACAATACTGCAATGGTATCTGCTGTTGCAAGCTATGTACCATCTACTATTATGTGGTATGATGCTCCAACAGGCGGTAATTTAGTGCATATAGGAGATGCCTTCACAACTCCGAACCTTTCTGCTAATACCATGTATTACGCGGAAATTCAAGGATGTACTTCACCTAGAGCGGTCGCAACAGTTAATGTTGATAACAATGGAATTAACATTGATCTGGGAGCAGACCAAACTATTTGTGGAGGTTCTGCAGCTACTTTAACACCAACAGTTACCATTTCTCCTGCAACATCTTTGTTGTGGTCAGATGGCTCGCAATCTGCTTTTATTGAAGCAACAGCGACAGGTATCTATACGGCAACAGTAACCAATGCTAGTGGTTGTACGGATACCGATACGGTAGAGGTGACGGTATCAGCAGCTCCAGCAATAGCAGATGTTACAACGAATGTATCTTGTGGAGGTGCGGCAGATGGTGCAATTGATTTGACCGTATCTGGTGGTACAGGTCCTTATGCATACGAGTGGAGTAATGCGGCAACTACTGAGGATTTATCAGGTATTTCTGGTGGCTTTTACAATGTAACAGTTACGGATAATGGAACGGCCTCTAACTGTACTTACGTGACGAGTTTCCAAATAACAGAGCCAGCAGCTTTATCTGTAAATGTGAATACAACGGGTGTGGCTTGTAATGGAAATGACGGTACTGTAGATATTACTGTACAAGGAGGAACACCAAACTATAGTTACAATTGGTCTACTTCTGCGACTACGGAAGATTTGAGCAATGCCCCAGCAGGGACGCACACGGTGTCTATCACTGATGCGAACGGTTGTCAAATAACAGAAACCGCAACCATCGCAGCAACAACACCAATTAATGTTACCATAGATACGATTTATGCGGAAATTATGGCGATAGCAGGAGGAGTAGATATTACAGCAACTGGAGGTAGTGGTACTTTCCAATATGTATGGAATACAGGAGCAACAACAGAGGACATTAGTGGATTGGTAGCAGGAACATACGATGTGACGATAACAGATGCTAGCACAGGTTGTCAGCAAGTTGTAACAGGAATAGTAGTTCCTTATCAATTGCCTGATTTTGTGAATACAATTCCAGCATTGGATTTATTCAAATTGTATCCAAACCCAACAGAAGGGCGTGTATTTGTTAACTTAGTGTTGGCAGAAACAACAGATGTACAATTGAGTATCATGAGTATTACAGGTCAAGTATTACAATCCTTTGAGCCCCAAGAAAGTTTGGAGCAAAACTACGAGATTGACATGACGGATTATCCTTCAGGAGTGTACTTAGCAAGATTTGTGATAGACAACAAGGTTATTACAGAAAAGATTATAGTGGAATAA